The window ACGACGAGAATGCTGTCGTCGCCGTGGGCGGCGCGGCTGGCGAGCGCGGCCAGGGTGAGGGCGGGCGCCGTGTTGCGGCCGATGGGCTCGAGCAGCAAGGTTGACTGGCTCGTGCCGATCTCGCGCAACTGCTCCAGCAGCATGAACCGGTGTTCCTCGTTGCCGACCACCAGCGGCGCGGCGATGGTCGTGTGCGGGTCGGCCAGGGCGGCCAACCTCAGGCAGGCCTGCTGGAACAGGGTCGACGTACCGGACAGGGCCAGGAACTGCTTAGGGTAGAGCGCGCGGCTGAGTGGCCAGAGCCGCGTGCCGGAGCCGCCGGCGAGGACGACAGGCGTGATGTGATGCATGGTGGCAAAAGTGAGGGGCAAGCGCAGTCCCACTATAGCGGCGCGCCTCAAGGGGTCCGGATGTGCGCGCTCGGTAAACTGCCCCGATGCTTCTGTTTCTCTGCGCGTTCGCCGCGTCGGCCATCCTGACCTTGCTGGTGGTCCGCTCGAACCGCACTCATGCCCGGTTCTCCGCCGATCCGGACCAGGGCGGCCCGCAGAAATTCCATGCACGCTCCGTGCCGCGGGTGGGTGGGATCGGCATCGTCGGCGGGCTGCTGTTCACGGCCACGCTGCTGTGGTGGATGCGCGGCGGCGAGCCTGCGCACTATGCCGTCTGGTTGCTGCTGTGCGGCCTGCCGGCCTTTGCCGCAGGCCTGGCCGAAGACGTGACCAAGCGTGTCTCGGCCACCTGGCGCCTGCTGGCGACGGCGGCCGCTGCGCTGCTGGGGGTGTTGTTGCTCGGCGGGACCATCACGCGCACCGACCTTTGGGGGCTGGACTGGATCGCATCGTTCGCGCTCGGTGCGGCCTTTCTCGCGATCTTCACCGTGACGGGCATCGCCAATGCCATCAACATCATCGACGGCTTCAACGGGCTGGCATCGATGTGCGTGATGATGATGCTGCTGGCCATCACCTATGTGGCCAACCAGGTGGGCGACAGCACCATCGCGCTGCTGGCGCTGGCCGGCGCCGGGGCCGTGCTGGGGTTCTTCGTCTGGAACTTCCCGGCCGGACTGATCTTCCTGGGCGACGGCGGCGCCTATTTCCTGGGCTTCTACCTGTCCGAGCTCAGCATCCTGCTGCTGCACCGCAACCCCGAGGTGTCGCCGCTGTTCCCGCTGCTGATGGCCATCTACCCGGTGTTCGAGACCCTGTTCTCGATGTACCGGCGCCGGGTGGTCCGCGGGCGCGGCGTGGGCATTCCCGACGGCGTCCACCTGCACAGCCTGATTTACCGGCGCCTGCTGCGCTGGGCCGTCGGCAGCCGCGACGCGGCCGCGCTGACGCGGCGCAATTCCATGACCGCGCCCTACCTGTGGCTGCTGTGCATGCTGGCGGTGGCGCCCAGCGTGCTGTTCTGGGACAACTCTCGGGTCCTGGGCATCTTCATCCTGTTGTTCGGACTGTCGTACACCCTGCTGTACGGGATGATCGTGCGCTTCAAGGCCCCCCGCTGGCTGGTTCTGAGACGCTGAAACCCGGCTGGCCGATAATGGCGGCCAATGCAAGACGATCTCACAATGGCGTCACCGGCCCTGCCGGCCGAGGCGCCGCCCGCCCGTTTCGACACCCTCGCGCTCGATCCGAAGCTGCTCCGCGCGGTGGCCGAATCCGGTTACCTGCTGATGACGCCGATCCAGGCCAAGGCGATTCCACTCGTGCTGGCCGGCCGCGACGTCATGGGCGCCGCGCAGACCGGCACCGGCAAGACGGCGGCCTTCTCGCTGCCCCTGCTGCAGAAGATGCTCAAGCACGAGAGCAGCAGCACGTCGCCGGCCCGCCACCCGGTGCGGGCCCTGGTGCTGGCCCCGACTCGTGAGCTGGCGGACCAGGTTGCCAACAACGTCAAGACCTACTCCAAGCACACCCAGCTGCGCGCCACGGTCGTGTTCGGCGGCATCGACATGAAGCCGCAGACGGCCGAATTGAAGCGCGGCGTCGAGGTACTGATCGCGACGCCGGGGCGGCTGCTCGACCACATCGAGGCCAAGAACTGCTCGCTCAGCCAGGTGGAGTACGTGGTGCTCGATGAGGCCGACCGCATGCTCGACATCGGCTTCCTGCCCGACCTGCAGCGCATCCTGAGCTACCTGCCCAAGAGCCGGCAGACGCTGCTGTTCTCGGCCACGTTCTCGCCCGAGATCAAGAAGCTGGCCAACAGCTACCTGCAGGACCCGATCCTGGTCGAGACGGCGCGGCCCAATGCCACGGCGTCGACGGTCGAGCAGCGCTTCTATCGTGTCGAGGACGACGACAAGCGCAATGCCGTGAAGCAGCTGCTGCGCACGCGAGCCATCACGCAGAGCATCGTCTTCGTCAATTCCAAGCTGGGCGCGGCGCGCCTGGCGCGTGCCTTCGAGCGCGACGGCCTGCGCACCCAGGCCCTGCACGGCGACAAGTCGCAGGACGAGCGCCTGAAGGCCCTGGCCGCGTTCAAGGCCGGCGAGGTGGATCTGCTGGTGGCCACCGACGTGGCCGCACGCGGACTCGATATCGCCGACCTGCCGGCGGTGTTCAATTTCGACGTGCCCTTCAACGCCGAGGACTACGTGCACCGCATCGGCCGCACCGGCCGCGCCGGGGCCTCGGGCCTGGCGATCACGCTGGTGTCGCGTGACGATGCCCGGCTGGTGTCCGACATCGAGAAGCTGATCAAGAAGAAGCTCGATATCGA is drawn from Methylibium petroleiphilum PM1 and contains these coding sequences:
- a CDS encoding DEAD/DEAH box helicase; protein product: MASPALPAEAPPARFDTLALDPKLLRAVAESGYLLMTPIQAKAIPLVLAGRDVMGAAQTGTGKTAAFSLPLLQKMLKHESSSTSPARHPVRALVLAPTRELADQVANNVKTYSKHTQLRATVVFGGIDMKPQTAELKRGVEVLIATPGRLLDHIEAKNCSLSQVEYVVLDEADRMLDIGFLPDLQRILSYLPKSRQTLLFSATFSPEIKKLANSYLQDPILVETARPNATASTVEQRFYRVEDDDKRNAVKQLLRTRAITQSIVFVNSKLGAARLARAFERDGLRTQALHGDKSQDERLKALAAFKAGEVDLLVATDVAARGLDIADLPAVFNFDVPFNAEDYVHRIGRTGRAGASGLAITLVSRDDARLVSDIEKLIKKKLDIEALELEDDRPRRAPRRDDGERDVVRREDDGRRTSAAAAGDRPAPARRPTPPAAPSDPFFSQPYEAQAGIEPVWEKSAAQASAPSSGLSRYIKAKKRVASLLGGK
- a CDS encoding MraY family glycosyltransferase: MLLFLCAFAASAILTLLVVRSNRTHARFSADPDQGGPQKFHARSVPRVGGIGIVGGLLFTATLLWWMRGGEPAHYAVWLLLCGLPAFAAGLAEDVTKRVSATWRLLATAAAALLGVLLLGGTITRTDLWGLDWIASFALGAAFLAIFTVTGIANAINIIDGFNGLASMCVMMMLLAITYVANQVGDSTIALLALAGAGAVLGFFVWNFPAGLIFLGDGGAYFLGFYLSELSILLLHRNPEVSPLFPLLMAIYPVFETLFSMYRRRVVRGRGVGIPDGVHLHSLIYRRLLRWAVGSRDAAALTRRNSMTAPYLWLLCMLAVAPSVLFWDNSRVLGIFILLFGLSYTLLYGMIVRFKAPRWLVLRR